One window from the genome of Candidatus Binatia bacterium encodes:
- a CDS encoding Zn-ribbon domain-containing OB-fold protein produces the protein MTQQSGTTYSKPLPLMQGMTQQFYNHCKNGELRFQRCTKCGKWRHVPRAMCAACGSWEWEWTKSSGRGKVFTWTVVRRPMHPGFKDDAPYAPVVVELAEGVRMVTWLVDVAPDDIKKDMPVEVVFDAVTPEVTLPKFRRAKS, from the coding sequence ATGACACAACAATCCGGCACGACATACAGCAAGCCCCTGCCGTTGATGCAGGGCATGACGCAGCAGTTCTACAACCACTGCAAGAACGGCGAGCTTCGCTTCCAGCGCTGCACCAAGTGCGGCAAGTGGCGGCACGTGCCGCGGGCGATGTGCGCGGCGTGCGGTTCGTGGGAGTGGGAGTGGACCAAGTCGAGCGGCCGCGGAAAGGTCTTCACGTGGACCGTCGTGCGCCGGCCGATGCATCCTGGCTTCAAGGACGATGCACCGTACGCCCCTGTCGTCGTAGAGCTGGCAGAAGGTGTGCGTATGGTGACCTGGCTCGTCGACGTGGCCCCGGACGATATCAAAAAGGATATGCCGGTCGAAGTCGTCTTCGACGCGGTGACCCCCGAGGTTACCTTGCCGAAGTTCCGGCGGGCCAAGTCGTGA